One Oryzomonas sagensis genomic region harbors:
- a CDS encoding NAD(P)H-quinone oxidoreductase: MKAVLMEGFGGVEVLKVGEVARPVPGEGQVLIKVHATSVNRPDLVQREGKYPPPPGDSEILGLEVAGTVEEVGTGVTGWQVGQRVVSLVGGGGYAEYAVAYACHLMPIPESMSFEEAACICESYITAFLNVFMIGEFQDRQTAILHGGGGGVNTAAIQLCRALAPSSKLIVTASPEKMERVRQVGADFLINFRETPDFTEVVKEYTNKKGVDLILDHVGAKYLAPNMNSLAYKGRLVIIGVVSGIKAELNLALMMVKRQQIIGSVLRSRPVAEKGEIVAEFTRRALPKFADRTIVPIIEKVFTIDQVVDAHRMMEEDKHFGKIVLKIQ; encoded by the coding sequence ATGAAAGCGGTTTTGATGGAAGGTTTCGGCGGCGTGGAGGTGCTCAAGGTGGGCGAGGTGGCACGCCCGGTCCCGGGCGAGGGGCAGGTGCTGATCAAGGTGCACGCCACCAGCGTCAACCGTCCCGATCTGGTGCAGCGCGAGGGTAAATACCCGCCGCCGCCGGGGGATTCGGAGATTCTGGGCCTGGAGGTCGCAGGCACGGTGGAGGAGGTGGGGACGGGGGTCACCGGCTGGCAGGTGGGGCAGCGGGTCGTGTCCCTGGTGGGCGGGGGGGGATATGCGGAATACGCCGTGGCCTATGCCTGCCACCTGATGCCCATCCCGGAGTCCATGTCCTTCGAGGAGGCGGCCTGTATCTGCGAGTCCTACATCACCGCGTTTCTGAACGTCTTTATGATCGGCGAGTTCCAGGACCGGCAGACCGCCATCCTGCACGGCGGGGGGGGCGGCGTCAATACGGCGGCGATCCAGCTCTGCCGGGCCCTTGCCCCGTCCAGCAAGCTGATCGTGACCGCGTCGCCGGAGAAGATGGAGCGGGTGCGTCAGGTGGGCGCGGATTTCCTGATCAATTTCCGGGAGACCCCGGATTTTACCGAGGTGGTGAAGGAGTACACCAACAAGAAGGGGGTGGACCTGATCCTGGACCACGTGGGGGCCAAGTACCTGGCGCCCAACATGAACTCCCTGGCCTACAAGGGGCGGTTGGTGATCATCGGCGTGGTCAGCGGCATCAAGGCCGAGCTCAACCTGGCCCTGATGATGGTGAAGCGGCAGCAGATCATCGGCTCGGTGCTCCGGTCCCGGCCGGTCGCGGAAAAGGGGGAGATCGTGGCCGAGTTCACCCGCCGCGCCCTGCCCAAGTTCGCCGACCGCACCATTGTGCCGATCATCGAGAAGGTCTTCACCATCGACCAGGTGGTGGATGCCCACCGCATGATGGAAGAGGACAAGCACTTCGGCAAGATCGTCCTGAAGATCCAGTAG
- a CDS encoding class I SAM-dependent rRNA methyltransferase codes for MIRIVLHKNEDKRIKSGHPWVFSNEIREVSDKGAAPGAAAELYDAGGGFIGCGHYNPRSLIAFRLLSRHQTDLDQPEFYEQRVACALAHRRVLYPGMATFRAVYGESDFLPGLVVDKYGDHLSVQFLSAGMDVRRALVVEALQRVFAPAGIIARNDVGVRQLEGLEERVEVLAGEIPDLVEMEENGLRFQVNLREGQKTGGFLDQKENHLLLKGISEGKTVLDCFCYTGSWAVHAASFGAASALGIDISARAVAQAARNAELNGLAGRATFEECDAFERLRSLHHEGRRFGVVVMDPPAFVKSRKNIAEATKGYLTVNRRALELLEPGGYLITCSCSYHMGREPFRDLLTQAARLAKREVRLVSARAQAPDHPVLLSFPESEYLKCFVVQAVE; via the coding sequence ATGATTCGCATTGTTTTGCATAAGAACGAGGACAAACGCATCAAGTCCGGCCACCCCTGGGTGTTCAGCAACGAAATCCGCGAGGTGTCCGACAAGGGCGCCGCTCCCGGTGCGGCGGCCGAACTGTACGACGCCGGCGGCGGTTTCATCGGCTGCGGCCATTACAACCCCCGTTCCCTCATCGCCTTCCGCCTCCTCTCGCGCCACCAGACGGACCTGGACCAGCCCGAATTCTACGAGCAGCGCGTGGCCTGCGCCCTGGCCCACCGCCGGGTTCTCTATCCCGGCATGGCCACCTTCCGGGCCGTGTACGGGGAGAGCGATTTCCTCCCCGGCCTGGTGGTGGACAAATACGGCGACCACCTGTCGGTGCAGTTCCTCTCCGCCGGTATGGACGTGCGCCGGGCGCTGGTGGTGGAGGCGCTGCAGCGGGTCTTTGCCCCGGCCGGGATCATCGCCAGAAACGACGTGGGGGTGCGGCAGCTTGAAGGGCTGGAGGAACGGGTGGAGGTGCTGGCGGGGGAAATCCCCGACCTGGTGGAAATGGAGGAGAACGGCCTCCGCTTCCAGGTGAACCTGCGGGAGGGGCAGAAGACCGGCGGCTTCCTGGACCAGAAGGAAAACCACCTGCTGCTCAAGGGCATCAGCGAGGGGAAAACAGTGCTGGACTGCTTCTGCTACACCGGAAGTTGGGCCGTGCACGCCGCCTCCTTCGGCGCGGCGTCGGCCTTGGGGATCGACATCTCGGCCCGGGCCGTGGCCCAGGCCGCCCGTAACGCGGAACTGAACGGCCTGGCCGGCCGGGCGACCTTTGAGGAGTGCGACGCCTTCGAGCGCCTCCGCTCCCTGCACCACGAGGGGCGGCGTTTCGGGGTGGTGGTCATGGACCCGCCCGCCTTTGTGAAAAGCCGCAAGAACATCGCCGAGGCCACCAAGGGGTATCTCACCGTCAACCGCCGCGCCCTGGAACTCCTGGAGCCGGGCGGCTACCTGATCACCTGCTCCTGCTCCTATCACATGGGGCGGGAGCCGTTCCGCGATCTGCTGACCCAGGCCGCCCGCCTGGCCAAACGCGAGGTGCGCCTGGTTTCGGCCCGCGCCCAGGCTCCGGACCACCCGGTCCTGCTCTCCTTCCCGGAGTCGGAGTACCTCAAGTGCTTCGTGGTGCAGGCGGTGGAGTAG
- a CDS encoding glycosyltransferase family 2 protein: MLSVVIPVYNEKNTILELLNLVSSVTLEKEIILIDDYSTDGTRDILRTLDNGIAKVLYHDFNKGKGAALRTGFNHVTGDIVIIQDADLEYDPQQYSKLIQPILDGKADVVYGSRFVTGEYRRVLFFWHMVGNKFLTMLSNILTNLNLTDMETCYKAFRREILGNIYIEENRFGFEPEFTAKIARLNLRIYETGISYSGRNYSEGKKIGWKDGISALRCILKYNLFR, encoded by the coding sequence ATGCTATCAGTTGTCATACCTGTTTATAACGAAAAAAACACCATCCTGGAGTTACTCAATCTGGTCAGCTCAGTTACTTTAGAAAAAGAAATCATATTAATAGACGACTATTCAACTGACGGTACCCGGGATATTCTTCGGACTTTGGACAATGGCATTGCAAAGGTCCTATACCATGACTTTAATAAAGGCAAGGGGGCTGCTCTCAGGACAGGGTTTAATCATGTGACAGGCGATATTGTAATCATACAGGATGCCGACCTAGAATATGACCCTCAACAATACTCGAAGCTCATCCAACCTATTCTTGATGGCAAGGCGGATGTTGTCTATGGATCTCGTTTTGTAACCGGTGAATATCGTCGAGTACTTTTCTTCTGGCATATGGTCGGAAATAAATTCCTTACCATGCTCTCAAATATACTAACAAACCTAAACCTGACTGATATGGAGACGTGTTACAAGGCTTTCCGCCGAGAAATTTTGGGAAATATTTATATTGAAGAAAACCGTTTCGGTTTTGAACCTGAATTTACAGCAAAGATTGCACGATTAAACTTACGCATTTATGAAACCGGTATTTCTTATTCAGGAAGGAATTATTCTGAAGGGAAAAAAATAGGCTGGAAGGATGGCATTTCGGCATTGCGCTGTATTCTTAAATATAATTTGTTTCGTTGA
- a CDS encoding carbon starvation protein A yields the protein MSVLYLLISSLCILALAYRYYSAFIAARVLMLDDRNITPAITCNDGKDYVPTNKWVVFGHHFAAIAGAGPLIGPTLAAQYGWGPGFFWILLGSVFAGCVHDMIILFASVRHQGQSLAVIAQKDVSKLTGITTAFVTLFIIIVALAGLAVAVANALFNNPWGVFIIAMTIPIAMLTGVYMFRIRPGAILSGTTFGVIAILAAVYFGGPVAQSSVAGWFTFSKQNLSIILPLYGFCAAALPVWLLLAPRDYLSTYMKIAVIGGLAMGLFFVNPTVQMPFATRFIAGGGPIIPGPVWPYVFITIACGAISGFHALIGSGTTPKMLEREGQIRLIGYGAMLTEAFIGVMALLAAVTLVPNDYFAINSSAAAFAKLNMPVQNLPELCRLVGLDVAHRPGGAISLAVGTAYIFSHVGAGLQHTMKYWFQFIIMFEALFILTTIDAGTRVARYILQDILGKVYAPLKQTDWIPGVVLTSGGVSFAWGYILYTGDVSSIWPLFGVTNQTLAALALAIGTTIILRISAKKRYALITAVPCAFVTVTTFAAAFMNIQLYLAQGMILNTVLSVVIIVLVTVIIVENLRVWLTLLKTEKPLGMNDEREHIYCPVVPAHAPDDLPLA from the coding sequence ATGAGTGTCCTCTATCTTCTCATATCCTCCCTCTGTATCCTTGCCCTGGCGTACCGCTACTATTCCGCCTTCATTGCCGCCAGGGTCCTGATGCTGGACGACCGCAACATTACGCCGGCGATTACCTGCAACGACGGCAAGGATTATGTCCCGACCAACAAGTGGGTGGTCTTCGGACATCACTTCGCCGCCATTGCTGGGGCGGGGCCGCTCATCGGGCCGACGCTGGCGGCACAGTACGGCTGGGGCCCCGGCTTCTTCTGGATTCTGCTGGGCTCGGTCTTCGCCGGCTGCGTCCACGACATGATCATCCTCTTTGCCTCGGTCCGCCACCAGGGGCAATCCCTGGCGGTCATCGCCCAAAAGGATGTGAGCAAGCTCACCGGCATTACCACCGCATTCGTTACCCTGTTCATCATCATCGTGGCCCTGGCCGGCCTGGCCGTGGCCGTGGCCAATGCGCTGTTCAACAACCCCTGGGGCGTCTTCATCATCGCCATGACCATCCCCATCGCCATGCTCACCGGGGTCTACATGTTCAGGATCAGGCCGGGCGCCATCCTGTCCGGGACGACCTTCGGCGTTATCGCCATACTGGCAGCCGTGTATTTCGGGGGACCGGTCGCCCAGTCATCCGTCGCCGGATGGTTCACCTTCAGCAAGCAGAATCTGTCGATCATCCTGCCGCTGTACGGATTTTGCGCGGCGGCGCTGCCGGTGTGGCTTTTGCTCGCGCCGCGCGACTATCTCAGCACCTACATGAAGATCGCCGTGATCGGGGGGCTGGCGATGGGGCTGTTCTTTGTGAATCCCACCGTGCAGATGCCCTTCGCGACCCGCTTCATTGCCGGCGGCGGCCCGATCATCCCCGGCCCGGTCTGGCCGTACGTCTTCATCACCATCGCCTGCGGCGCCATCTCCGGGTTCCACGCCCTGATCGGCTCCGGCACGACCCCCAAGATGCTGGAACGGGAAGGGCAGATCCGTCTGATCGGGTACGGCGCCATGCTGACGGAAGCATTCATCGGCGTGATGGCGCTTCTGGCCGCCGTCACGCTGGTGCCCAACGACTACTTCGCCATCAACTCCTCGGCCGCGGCCTTTGCCAAGCTCAACATGCCGGTGCAGAACCTGCCGGAGCTGTGCCGCCTGGTGGGCCTGGACGTTGCCCACCGCCCCGGCGGCGCGATCTCGCTGGCGGTCGGCACGGCGTACATCTTCTCCCACGTCGGCGCGGGATTGCAGCATACGATGAAGTACTGGTTCCAGTTCATCATCATGTTCGAGGCGCTGTTCATTCTGACCACGATAGACGCGGGGACCCGGGTGGCGCGCTACATCCTGCAGGATATCCTGGGAAAGGTCTATGCCCCGCTCAAGCAGACCGACTGGATACCGGGGGTGGTGCTGACCAGCGGCGGCGTTTCCTTTGCCTGGGGGTATATCCTCTACACGGGCGATGTCTCCTCCATCTGGCCCCTGTTCGGCGTGACCAACCAGACGCTGGCGGCGCTGGCGCTGGCCATCGGGACCACGATCATCCTCAGGATCTCGGCCAAGAAGCGGTACGCGCTGATCACGGCGGTGCCGTGCGCCTTTGTCACGGTGACCACCTTCGCGGCGGCCTTTATGAATATCCAGCTCTACCTGGCCCAGGGCATGATACTCAACACCGTGCTCAGCGTCGTGATCATCGTCCTGGTGACGGTCATCATCGTGGAAAACCTGCGCGTCTGGCTCACCCTCCTCAAAACGGAAAAACCGCTCGGCATGAACGATGAACGGGAACATATCTACTGCCCGGTGGTCCCTGCCCATGCGCCGGATGACCTGCCGCTGGCCTGA
- a CDS encoding glycosyltransferase family 39 protein, producing the protein MMNSNSSDRSSNLLIIDIFLFSLAFYLLILSGLNIFDVGQARVDVLSSLTNHFDFNVPTGSGVKGVDGRDYSWFGIGSVLLGIPFYLLGKLLHIEPATLIPLVNVTISASTNCLMYVFTSSIGYSKRISLTISFIYGFTTMACYYAKDPGDQSIETLFILFSVYCMHKHTITQKTSYIIYSAFSIGMAVITRINAVIAIPAVLTLLLLEYIFSEFYQDKLKQIVTCICLFCICLTPFAALNMWYNYYRFGSVFETGYGIMATKWGLNIFAGTNTIIGLTGLLFSPGKGFFFYSPPTLFFFISVYCFFKLNFKIALCFVTLIISYFAFYSKYLFWHGDWAWGPRFLLATIPYFIIPIASILSNPSGKLKTFIVAGVILGAAIQITAISISPYRYFNYLKLNENIKFDIAQGDGVQPIQEPPTETYFNWRRSPILYHVKFVYDSAKKLSNYNYVEKTYLANNNDVLSQPYMNIFDFKWLYLNYINHTYKGILVPLLMIIVLCACGKNIYIHSNS; encoded by the coding sequence ATGATGAACTCAAACAGTAGTGACAGAAGTAGCAACCTGCTAATTATCGACATTTTTCTATTTTCGTTAGCTTTTTACTTACTGATTTTATCGGGTCTGAATATCTTTGATGTCGGCCAGGCTAGAGTTGATGTTTTGTCGTCTCTAACAAATCACTTCGATTTCAACGTCCCAACTGGTAGCGGCGTCAAAGGCGTTGATGGTCGAGATTATTCTTGGTTTGGAATAGGTTCCGTGTTGCTGGGTATTCCGTTTTACCTTTTAGGTAAATTGTTACATATTGAACCGGCGACATTGATACCATTGGTAAATGTGACCATCAGCGCATCTACAAACTGCTTAATGTATGTATTTACATCTTCCATTGGATATTCAAAACGTATCAGCCTGACAATATCTTTTATTTATGGTTTTACTACAATGGCCTGCTACTATGCTAAAGACCCAGGTGATCAAAGCATTGAAACACTCTTTATACTTTTTTCAGTTTATTGCATGCACAAGCACACAATTACCCAAAAAACTTCATATATAATTTATTCAGCCTTTTCTATCGGCATGGCTGTCATAACACGAATAAATGCAGTCATTGCTATTCCAGCAGTACTTACATTACTGCTCTTAGAATATATCTTTAGCGAGTTTTATCAAGACAAGCTAAAACAAATAGTAACATGTATTTGCCTTTTTTGTATATGCCTGACTCCATTTGCAGCCTTGAACATGTGGTATAATTATTATAGATTTGGTTCAGTATTTGAAACCGGCTATGGAATCATGGCAACAAAGTGGGGGCTAAATATTTTTGCTGGCACAAATACTATTATTGGCTTAACCGGGCTTCTCTTCAGCCCAGGAAAAGGCTTCTTCTTTTATTCACCCCCTACGTTATTCTTTTTCATATCAGTTTACTGTTTTTTTAAATTAAATTTCAAAATAGCACTCTGCTTTGTCACTCTCATCATTTCCTACTTTGCTTTTTACTCGAAATATTTGTTTTGGCATGGGGACTGGGCGTGGGGGCCACGATTTCTCCTGGCTACTATTCCCTATTTCATAATTCCCATAGCCTCCATACTTTCCAACCCGTCCGGAAAGCTCAAAACCTTCATTGTCGCGGGTGTAATTTTAGGGGCGGCAATTCAGATCACAGCAATATCGATAAGCCCTTACAGGTACTTTAATTATTTGAAACTTAACGAAAATATAAAATTTGACATCGCACAAGGTGACGGAGTGCAGCCCATTCAAGAACCACCAACGGAGACCTATTTTAACTGGCGCAGATCGCCGATTTTGTATCATGTCAAATTCGTTTATGATTCCGCTAAAAAATTATCAAACTACAACTATGTTGAAAAAACATATCTAGCAAACAATAATGATGTACTTTCTCAACCATACATGAATATTTTTGATTTTAAATGGCTCTATTTAAATTATATCAACCACACTTATAAAGGAATATTGGTACCACTTTTAATGATAATTGTTTTGTGTGCTTGTGGTAAAAATATTTATATACATTCAAATAGCTGA
- a CDS encoding YkgJ family cysteine cluster protein: MDDLLHNYRQLIARIDALCRGIVDALGEQITCSEGCSDCCTAINLFPVEAASLAAALEALPEEEAEEIRRYVAEHAEDERCPLLRNHRCLLYAARPVVCRTHGLPIIYGTGQERRIDYCPLNLTESESLPGSVIIDLDNLNSLLVAVNALFLSQSDAQDMPERFTIVEALLKRTDPR, from the coding sequence ATGGACGATCTCTTACACAACTACCGCCAATTGATCGCGCGCATCGACGCCCTCTGCCGCGGCATCGTGGATGCCCTGGGGGAGCAGATCACCTGCTCCGAGGGGTGCAGCGACTGCTGCACGGCCATCAATCTCTTTCCGGTGGAGGCGGCCTCGCTGGCCGCGGCCCTGGAAGCGCTGCCCGAGGAGGAGGCGGAGGAGATCCGGCGCTACGTGGCCGAACACGCGGAGGATGAGCGTTGCCCGCTGCTCCGCAATCACCGCTGCCTCTTGTACGCCGCCCGTCCGGTGGTCTGCCGCACCCACGGTCTCCCCATCATCTACGGCACGGGGCAGGAGCGGCGCATCGACTACTGCCCCCTCAATCTGACCGAGAGCGAATCGCTCCCCGGTTCCGTGATCATCGATCTGGACAACCTCAACTCGCTCCTGGTGGCGGTCAATGCGCTCTTTCTGTCCCAGTCGGACGCCCAGGACATGCCCGAACGGTTCACCATCGTCGAGGCGCTCTTGAAACGCACCGATCCCCGTTGA
- a CDS encoding protein-L-isoaspartate(D-aspartate) O-methyltransferase: MNYDIARKRMVKEQIIARGIDDRRVIDAMLKIPRHIFVQEAFAAQAYSDTPLPIGEKQTISQPFMVALMTELLGLTGTEKVLEIGTGSGYQTAILATLADRVCTAERIRPLAMRARKCLDSLGLFNVKLKINDSHDSPIGWEEEAPFDAIMVTAGAPDVPSVLTDQLAVGGRLVIPVGNEIEQRLLRVVKEPDGTLVTEASVGCRFVPLIGRQGWQIERT; the protein is encoded by the coding sequence ATGAACTACGATATCGCCAGAAAACGGATGGTCAAGGAGCAGATCATCGCGCGCGGCATCGACGACCGCCGGGTCATCGACGCCATGCTCAAGATCCCGCGTCACATCTTCGTCCAGGAGGCCTTCGCCGCCCAGGCCTACAGCGACACCCCCCTTCCCATCGGCGAAAAGCAGACCATCTCCCAGCCCTTCATGGTGGCCCTGATGACCGAACTCTTGGGCCTGACCGGCACGGAGAAGGTGCTGGAGATCGGCACCGGCTCCGGCTACCAGACCGCCATCCTGGCGACCCTGGCCGACCGGGTCTGCACCGCCGAGCGCATCCGCCCCCTGGCTATGCGGGCCAGGAAATGCCTGGATTCCCTCGGGCTTTTCAATGTTAAGCTGAAGATCAACGACAGTCACGACAGCCCCATCGGCTGGGAGGAAGAGGCCCCCTTCGACGCCATCATGGTGACGGCCGGGGCTCCCGACGTGCCGAGCGTGCTCACCGACCAATTGGCCGTGGGGGGCAGGTTGGTGATCCCGGTGGGGAACGAGATCGAGCAACGCCTGCTCAGGGTCGTGAAGGAACCGGACGGAACCCTGGTGACCGAAGCATCGGTCGGCTGCCGTTTCGTCCCCCTGATCGGGCGACAAGGATGGCAGATAGAGCGCACGTAA
- a CDS encoding sigma-70 family RNA polymerase sigma factor, which yields MQRDHLLDTENNIFLEKEPTVGVTLALDDVDEPLEFPDDEAAAEEEEEAVEEKLPPEELESFDDAIKIYLRDIQRTPLLTAEAEKALARSIEKGDKAARDKMIESNLRLVVKIAKRYINRGLPFLDLIEEGNLGLIKAVERFNLAKECRFSTYATWWIRQAIERSLVNQSRTIRLPVHVSDDINRMLKVTRALSQTLQREPSVQEVADAMKAKVAYTRRLMTLLRRTCSMETPIGDGNDFFLIDTIEDNSLVSPSDLLENVNRFELISRLFEDLTENEQKILTLRFGLDDKEPQTLDTIGQSFGVTRERIRQIEAKCLEKLRKLSES from the coding sequence ATGCAGCGTGACCACCTTCTGGATACGGAAAACAACATCTTTCTGGAAAAAGAGCCCACGGTCGGCGTGACCCTGGCCCTGGACGATGTGGACGAGCCGCTGGAATTCCCGGACGACGAAGCGGCCGCCGAAGAAGAGGAAGAGGCGGTTGAAGAGAAGCTCCCCCCAGAAGAGCTGGAGAGCTTCGACGACGCCATCAAGATCTACCTGCGGGACATCCAGCGCACCCCCCTGCTGACCGCCGAGGCGGAGAAGGCCTTGGCCCGCAGCATCGAAAAGGGGGACAAGGCCGCCCGGGACAAGATGATCGAGTCCAACCTGCGGCTGGTGGTCAAGATCGCCAAACGCTACATCAACCGCGGCCTCCCCTTCCTGGACCTGATCGAGGAGGGAAACCTCGGGTTGATCAAGGCGGTGGAACGGTTCAACCTGGCCAAGGAGTGCCGCTTCTCCACCTACGCCACCTGGTGGATCCGCCAGGCCATCGAACGCTCCCTGGTCAACCAGTCCCGGACGATCCGCCTGCCGGTCCACGTCTCCGACGACATCAACCGCATGCTCAAGGTCACCCGCGCCCTCTCCCAGACCCTGCAACGGGAGCCGTCCGTCCAGGAGGTGGCCGACGCCATGAAGGCCAAGGTGGCCTACACCCGCCGGCTCATGACCCTGCTGCGGCGCACCTGTTCCATGGAGACCCCCATCGGGGACGGCAACGACTTCTTCCTCATCGACACCATCGAGGACAACTCTCTGGTGTCGCCGTCCGACCTTTTGGAGAACGTCAACCGCTTCGAGCTGATCTCCCGCCTCTTCGAGGACCTGACCGAGAACGAGCAGAAGATCCTGACCCTGCGGTTCGGCCTGGACGACAAGGAGCCCCAGACCTTGGACACCATCGGCCAGAGCTTCGGCGTCACCCGGGAACGCATCCGCCAGATCGAGGCCAAGTGCCTGGAAAAACTGCGTAAGCTCTCGGAGAGCTGA
- a CDS encoding adenine phosphoribosyltransferase, protein MDELKSIIRDIHDFPKKGIVFKDITTLLQDAKSYHRMIDLLSHHYIGKRVDKVIGVEARGFIIGSALAYKLGAGIVLVRKPGKLPSETFSKTYALEYGTDTLEIHKDAIKPGERILIADDLLATGGTMSAVVDLVQSMGGELVDCCFMAELEFLEGRKRLPEGKVFSLLKF, encoded by the coding sequence ATGGACGAGTTGAAGAGCATCATCCGCGACATCCACGACTTTCCCAAGAAGGGGATCGTCTTCAAGGATATCACCACCCTGCTGCAGGACGCCAAATCCTACCACCGTATGATCGACCTGCTGTCCCACCACTACATCGGCAAGCGCGTGGACAAGGTGATCGGCGTGGAGGCCCGCGGTTTCATCATCGGTTCGGCCCTGGCCTACAAACTGGGGGCCGGCATCGTGCTGGTGCGCAAACCGGGCAAGCTCCCCTCGGAGACCTTCAGCAAGACCTATGCCCTGGAATACGGCACCGACACCCTGGAGATCCACAAGGACGCCATCAAGCCGGGCGAGCGCATCCTGATCGCCGACGACCTGTTGGCCACCGGCGGCACCATGTCTGCGGTGGTGGATCTGGTGCAGAGCATGGGGGGTGAGTTGGTTGATTGCTGCTTCATGGCCGAGTTGGAATTCCTGGAAGGGCGCAAAAGGCTGCCCGAGGGTAAGGTTTTCTCGCTGCTCAAGTTCTGA
- the surE gene encoding 5'/3'-nucleotidase SurE, which translates to MHIMVTNDDGINAPGIIALAAALGELGTVTVVAPDRERSAVGHSLTLHAPLRVFELRKGFYAVDGTPTDCVNMAIHSLLPHRPDLVVSGINHGANLGDDVTYSGTVAAAMEANLMGIPAIAVSLATLAFERQGHFDAAARVALGIARQVTANGLPADTFLNVNIPNCPAEEMQPTLITRQGKRSFVGTIIDKTDPRGRKYYWIGSVEPAFNDEEGTDFHAINRKHVSVTPLHLDLTNHDSLKVLSQWPL; encoded by the coding sequence ATGCACATCATGGTCACAAACGACGACGGCATCAACGCTCCCGGCATCATCGCCCTGGCTGCGGCCCTGGGCGAACTGGGGACCGTGACGGTCGTCGCACCGGATCGGGAACGGAGCGCCGTCGGCCACTCCCTCACCCTGCACGCGCCGCTGCGGGTCTTCGAGCTGCGCAAGGGGTTCTACGCCGTGGACGGCACCCCCACCGACTGCGTCAACATGGCCATCCACAGCCTGCTCCCCCATCGCCCCGACCTGGTGGTCTCCGGCATCAACCACGGCGCCAACCTGGGGGACGACGTGACCTATTCGGGCACCGTGGCGGCCGCCATGGAGGCCAATCTCATGGGCATCCCGGCCATCGCCGTCTCCCTGGCCACCCTTGCCTTCGAACGCCAGGGGCACTTCGACGCAGCCGCCCGGGTGGCCCTGGGCATCGCCCGCCAGGTCACGGCCAACGGCCTGCCGGCCGACACCTTCCTCAACGTCAACATCCCCAACTGCCCGGCCGAAGAGATGCAGCCCACGCTCATCACCCGCCAGGGCAAACGCTCCTTCGTGGGTACGATCATCGACAAGACCGACCCCCGGGGGCGCAAATACTACTGGATCGGCAGCGTGGAGCCGGCATTCAACGACGAAGAGGGGACCGACTTCCATGCCATCAACCGCAAGCACGTATCCGTCACGCCGCTCCACCTGGACCTGACCAACCACGACTCCCTGAAGGTTCTTTCCCAATGGCCCCTGTGA